One genomic region from Pseudomonas hormoni encodes:
- a CDS encoding alpha/beta fold hydrolase, protein MSTLKWVRGVNGTLGWFAPKLVASKMRLAFMTPRDLPPRDWELPLLAKSERITLRFGLSALRWGQGPAVLLMHGWEGRPTQFASLITALVDAGYTVVALDGPAHGRSPGNEANVVLFARAMLEAAAELPPLQAVIGHSMGGASAMLAVQLGLRTETLVTIAAPARILGVLRGFARYVRLPPKARSAFIRQVEKDVGMRAAALDVSHYQLDMPGLIVHAEDDCFVPVKESQLINEAWFDSRLLRLEEGGHQRVLADPRVIDGVLSLLAGRSLQSRQSA, encoded by the coding sequence ATGAGCACGTTAAAGTGGGTTCGTGGCGTTAATGGCACCTTGGGCTGGTTTGCACCGAAACTGGTCGCGAGCAAAATGCGACTGGCATTCATGACGCCGCGGGATCTGCCGCCGCGTGACTGGGAATTGCCGCTGCTGGCGAAATCCGAGCGCATCACTTTACGTTTCGGCCTGTCGGCGTTGCGCTGGGGACAAGGCCCGGCGGTGTTGCTGATGCACGGTTGGGAGGGCCGGCCGACGCAGTTTGCCAGTCTGATCACCGCGCTGGTGGATGCCGGTTACACCGTCGTTGCGCTGGACGGCCCTGCGCATGGTCGCTCACCGGGCAATGAAGCAAATGTCGTGCTGTTCGCCCGGGCCATGCTCGAGGCCGCCGCCGAGTTGCCGCCACTGCAGGCGGTCATCGGTCACTCGATGGGCGGTGCCAGCGCCATGCTCGCCGTCCAGTTGGGGTTGCGCACTGAAACCCTGGTGACGATTGCTGCGCCGGCGCGGATTCTCGGGGTGCTGCGTGGTTTCGCTCGCTATGTGCGACTGCCGCCAAAAGCTCGTTCGGCGTTCATTCGCCAGGTCGAAAAAGACGTCGGCATGCGCGCCGCTGCACTGGATGTCTCGCACTATCAACTCGACATGCCTGGGCTGATCGTTCACGCCGAAGACGACTGCTTCGTTCCGGTCAAGGAATCCCAACTGATCAATGAAGCCTGGTTCGACAGCCGTCTGTTGCGACTGGAAGAGGGTGGTCATCAACGGGTATTGGCTGACCCTCGGGTGATTGATGGCGTGTTATCACTGCTGGCCGGCCGCAGCCTGCAATCGCGCCAATCGGCCTGA
- a CDS encoding TetR/AcrR family transcriptional regulator has product MNDKKAQTRERILKAASAALIQRGPAEPSVGEVMGAAGLTVGGFYAHFESKDAMMLEAFKQLLGHRRGLIADMDTELTGEERRALVAAFYLSRKHRDSSESACPIPASVGELGRLPDAFRVALNEHVEMMVAQLAASPEDTDKALADMALMVGGLALARALGPGELSDRLLRAAKSAVL; this is encoded by the coding sequence ATGAACGATAAAAAAGCTCAAACCCGCGAACGCATCCTCAAGGCCGCCAGCGCAGCGCTGATTCAGCGCGGCCCGGCCGAACCGAGCGTGGGTGAAGTGATGGGCGCAGCCGGCCTGACGGTTGGCGGCTTCTATGCGCATTTCGAAAGCAAGGACGCGATGATGCTGGAAGCGTTCAAGCAACTGCTCGGTCATCGCCGTGGCCTGATCGCTGACATGGACACTGAATTGACCGGCGAAGAGCGTCGCGCGTTGGTGGCTGCGTTTTACCTGTCACGCAAACACCGTGATTCCTCTGAGTCGGCGTGCCCGATCCCGGCGTCTGTCGGCGAGCTGGGGCGTCTGCCGGACGCGTTTCGTGTGGCGTTGAATGAGCATGTGGAAATGATGGTCGCGCAGTTGGCGGCCAGCCCGGAAGACACCGACAAAGCCCTGGCCGACATGGCCTTGATGGTCGGTGGTCTGGCTCTGGCGCGGGCGCTGGGGCCAGGAGAATTGTCCGATCGATTGCTGCGTGCCGCCAAGTCGGCGGTGTTATGA
- a CDS encoding acyl-CoA thioesterase, with the protein MGWDRATPFIIDLEVGAEDIDGLGHANNAVYVTWLERCAWRHSQRLGLDLVEYRRLDRAMAVVRHEIDYLAAAYEGDELQLATWIVDWDQRLKMTRHFQLKRPSDNTTLLRAQTTFVCIELSTGRPKRMPAEFIEGYGPALQVAS; encoded by the coding sequence ATGGGCTGGGATCGGGCAACGCCATTTATCATCGATCTGGAAGTGGGCGCCGAGGACATCGACGGGCTGGGTCACGCGAATAACGCGGTGTACGTGACCTGGCTCGAGCGCTGCGCCTGGCGTCACTCTCAGCGACTGGGTCTGGATCTGGTCGAGTATCGGCGGCTGGATCGGGCGATGGCGGTGGTGCGGCACGAGATCGATTACCTGGCCGCGGCCTACGAGGGCGATGAGTTGCAGCTGGCGACCTGGATCGTCGATTGGGATCAGCGTCTGAAAATGACCCGGCACTTCCAGCTGAAACGTCCCAGCGACAACACCACGTTGCTGCGGGCGCAAACCACGTTTGTCTGTATCGAATTGTCCACGGGCAGGCCCAAGCGCATGCCTGCAGAGTTCATTGAAGGCTATGGCCCGGCGTTGCAAGTTGCGAGCTGA